The proteins below come from a single Mytilus edulis chromosome 5, xbMytEdul2.2, whole genome shotgun sequence genomic window:
- the LOC139524162 gene encoding uncharacterized protein: MSQETLLYNRGNTETGEPIQISQETTIYNRGNRGAQDVVEKILTIHRCSIHTSIDLSIFCRQCNKLICPFCLTQEHQQHTMCDIETIHHEKLGILTYKDEIIMNEFIPFFTEENSKLDKIVFTQQEHCDQMKLKIEEHDRKLKEEITKQTSALLQTFKNCLHTTNEEVKNNKSKLEEKLLNLKKNHDMINKVKKSGDIRKICQTADDMLGFVNNVNISSAPLPRKNQEYKEGDINTETISSLIGMLQPITLPDTAEVQFKVLKSYTTDLNVIGKVASGEKTWIKNSACSVVREIALSDELFVLGETNNIKVKDMTVNKSGDLFLALDDKAKIKMVRHGEKEMNDFHQFPIPWIDKPQVPVALHWCQAGQLIAGTVEKGTSMGTVPDNVKRQIVCLSEDKQQLKVYEYDEDGKRLFIYPHRITSDTEGNIIILDKFSNKSGRIISMTREGTIKWTYDGPIDTKPNQLFDPWDIVVTSHDNIIICDMRNNAFHVLNSDGQIMTCTKTDSLEIKYPASMDINKNGHLILGCGTEYEQRAKLHTLEFKGC; the protein is encoded by the coding sequence ATGTCACAAGAAACACTTCTATATAACAGAGGCAACACAGAAACTGGTGAACCTATACAGATTTCACAGGAAACAACCATATATAACAGAGGCAATAGAGGCGCTCAAGATGTAGTTGAAAAGATATTGACAATTCATAGATGTTCCATTCACACTAGTATTGACTTAAGTATTTTTTGTCGTCAGTGTAATAAACTAATCTGTCCCTTTTGTTTAACACAAGAACATCAGCAACATACAATGTGTGATATTGAGACCATTCACCATGAAAAACTTGGAATACTTACCTATAAGGATGAAATTATCATGAATGAATTTATACCATTCTTTacagaagaaaattcaaaactggaTAAGATTGTTTTTACTCAACAGGAGCACTGTGATCAAATGAAACTTAAAATTGAGGAACATGATCGAAAGCTAAAAGAAGAAATAACAAAGCAGACAAGTGCACTGctgcaaacatttaaaaattgtttacatACAACAAATGAGGAAGTAAAAAACAATAAATCCAAACTGGAGGAAAAACTTCTGAATTTGAAGAAAAATCATGATATGATTAATAAGGTTAAGAAAAGTGGTGATATTCGAAAAATCTGCCAAACTGCTGATGACATGCTTGGTTTTGTAAACAATGTAAATATTTCATCTGCTCCCTTGCCACGCAAAAACCAGGAATACAAAGAAGGGGATATAAACACAGAAACTATTTCTTCACTGATTGGAATGCTCCAACCTATAACATTACCAGATACTGCTGAAGTCCAATTCAAAGTCTTGAAATCTTATACAACTGACTTGAATGTCATTGGAAAAGTAGCATCAGGAGAGAAAACCTGGATAAAAAATAGTGCCTGCTCAGTTGTGCGAGAAATTGCTTTAAGTGATGAACTGTTTGTTTTAGGAGAAACAAACAATATCAAAGTCAAGGACATGACTGTTAATAAGTCAGGAGATCTTTTTCTTGCACTAGACGATAAAGCCAAAATAAAAATGGTAAGGCATGGAGAAAAAGAAATGAATGATTTTCATCAATTTCCCATACCATGGATTGACAAACCACAAGTCCCTGTAGCCTTGCACTGGTGCCAGGCTGGTCAATTAATTGCAGGCACAGTTGAAAAGGGAACAAGTATGGGCACAGTTCCAGACAATGTTAAAAGACAAATAGTGTGTTTATCAGAAGATAAGCAACAACTTAAAGTTTATGAATATGATGAAGATGGGAAACGGCTATTCATTTATCCACACAGGATCACTTCTGACACTGAGGGTAATATCATCATCCTTGACAAATTCAGTAACAAATCGGGAAGAATCATATCCATGACAAGAGAAGGAACAATAAAATGGACTTATGATGGCCCTATTGACACAAAACCGAACCAACTTTTTGATCCATGGGATATAGTTGTTACTTCTCATGACAATATAATAATATGTGATATGAGAAATAATGCATTTCATGTCCTGAACTCTGATGGACAAATCATGACTTGCACAAAGACGGACTCATTAGAAATTAAATATCCTGCTAGTATGGACATAAATAAAAATGGACATCTAATTCTAGGTTGTGGAACAGAATATGAACAAAGAGCAAAACTTCATACCTTGGAATTTAAAGGatgttga